The following coding sequences are from one Burkholderia stabilis window:
- a CDS encoding LysR family transcriptional regulator, giving the protein MTTDLNWERYRTFLAVLTEGSLSGAARALGITQPTAGRHVAALETAFGQTLFTRSPSGLLPTEAALALRGHAEALRSAAAAFERAAASHGAGVRGTVRISASDVIAVEVLPPMLAQLRRDHPGLVIELVPTDRIQDVLNREADIAVRMAPPAQDALVARRIGEIEVGLFARDDYVARNGAPSTTDELARHALIGFDTVTPFIRSAGRGMPLWKRDAFALRTDSNLAQLAMIRAGYGVGFCQTGLAKRDARLVRLLPEQLAMMLETWVVMHEDLRTSPRCRAVFDALADGLRAYADGETAE; this is encoded by the coding sequence ATGACCACCGATCTGAACTGGGAACGCTACCGCACCTTTCTCGCGGTGCTGACGGAAGGCTCGCTGTCCGGCGCGGCACGCGCGCTCGGCATTACGCAGCCGACGGCCGGCCGCCACGTCGCGGCGCTCGAAACAGCGTTCGGCCAGACGCTGTTCACGCGCTCGCCGTCGGGCCTGCTGCCGACCGAGGCGGCGCTCGCGCTGCGCGGCCATGCGGAAGCATTGCGCAGCGCGGCGGCGGCTTTCGAGCGCGCGGCCGCAAGCCACGGCGCCGGCGTGCGCGGCACCGTGCGGATCTCGGCCAGCGACGTGATCGCCGTCGAGGTGCTGCCGCCGATGCTCGCGCAATTGCGGCGCGACCATCCGGGGCTTGTCATCGAACTGGTGCCGACCGACCGTATCCAGGACGTGCTGAACCGCGAGGCCGACATCGCGGTGCGGATGGCGCCGCCCGCGCAGGACGCGCTCGTCGCGCGGCGCATCGGCGAAATCGAAGTCGGGCTGTTCGCGCGCGACGATTACGTGGCGCGCAACGGTGCACCGTCGACGACCGACGAACTCGCGCGTCACGCGCTGATCGGTTTCGATACGGTCACGCCGTTCATCCGCTCGGCGGGGCGCGGGATGCCGCTGTGGAAACGCGATGCGTTCGCGCTGCGCACCGACAGCAATCTCGCGCAGCTCGCGATGATCCGCGCCGGCTACGGCGTCGGTTTCTGCCAGACGGGGCTCGCGAAGCGCGACGCACGGCTCGTGCGCCTGCTGCCGGAGCAGCTCGCGATGATGCTGGAGACCTGGGTAGTCATGCACGAGGATCTGCGGACCAGCCCGCGCTGCCGGGCGGTGTTCGATGCGCTCGCGGACGGGTTGCGTGCGTATGCGGACGGAGAAACCGCCGAGTAG
- a CDS encoding DUF7660 family protein — MNDELKRQMAERLQDALERVVDERSLIHFLRVLGHDWNKERQLDADAPPSPYARAALGWENRSIGEYLEAMVDWAEASEEGLRFYDVPDNPWRRMADILFAGKRYE, encoded by the coding sequence ATGAACGACGAACTGAAGCGCCAGATGGCCGAACGGCTGCAGGACGCGCTGGAGCGCGTGGTCGACGAGCGCTCGCTGATCCACTTCCTGCGCGTGCTCGGCCACGACTGGAACAAGGAGCGGCAGCTCGACGCCGATGCGCCGCCGTCGCCGTATGCGCGCGCCGCGCTCGGCTGGGAAAACCGCTCGATCGGCGAGTACCTGGAAGCGATGGTCGACTGGGCCGAGGCGTCGGAGGAAGGGCTGCGCTTCTACGACGTACCGGACAATCCGTGGCGGCGCATGGCGGATATCCTGTTCGCCGGAAAGCGCTACGAGTAG
- a CDS encoding LysR family transcriptional regulator, translating to MRGFDLDQLRTFAAVADAGSLTAAAPLLHLSQSTVSEQVRKLESRAGVPLFVRSKRGVEPTPAGSRLLQHARRIVALNEAAFDELRGQAIKGELRVAITDYYRTNEVAGMLARLRECYPQLSLHVSAMKSADIEIAHARGQIDLGVVMHLSSGPFRPASADTRWVLRREPLSWVASPALAEQLPEPLPLVLLPDDCMMHQIAVRSLDEQRMPYVLVHSASGVAGLQSMLAAGLGVGCLCASAICDGMMRLGAKYRLPPLPDAVFSLTPPMPGERESVTQAREVLSRQLLM from the coding sequence ATGCGCGGCTTCGACCTGGACCAGTTGCGTACTTTCGCGGCGGTCGCGGACGCCGGCAGCCTGACGGCCGCCGCGCCGCTGTTGCACCTGTCGCAGTCGACGGTCAGCGAGCAGGTGCGCAAGCTCGAATCGCGCGCCGGCGTGCCGTTGTTCGTGCGCAGCAAGCGCGGCGTCGAGCCGACACCGGCCGGCTCGCGGCTGCTGCAGCACGCGCGGCGCATCGTCGCGCTGAACGAGGCCGCGTTCGACGAGCTGCGCGGGCAGGCGATCAAGGGCGAGCTGCGCGTCGCGATCACCGATTACTACCGGACGAATGAAGTCGCGGGGATGCTGGCGCGGCTGCGCGAGTGCTATCCGCAGTTGAGCTTGCACGTGAGCGCGATGAAGAGCGCGGACATCGAAATCGCGCACGCGAGGGGGCAGATCGATCTCGGCGTCGTGATGCACCTGTCGAGCGGGCCGTTTCGGCCGGCGTCGGCCGATACGCGCTGGGTGCTGCGGCGCGAGCCGCTGTCGTGGGTCGCGTCGCCGGCGCTGGCCGAGCAGTTGCCCGAGCCGTTGCCGCTCGTGCTGCTGCCGGACGACTGCATGATGCATCAGATCGCCGTGCGCTCGCTCGACGAGCAGCGCATGCCGTACGTGCTGGTGCACAGCGCGTCGGGCGTCGCGGGGCTGCAGTCGATGCTCGCGGCGGGGCTGGGCGTTGGCTGCCTGTGCGCGTCGGCGATCTGCGACGGCATGATGCGGCTCGGCGCGAAATACCGGCTGCCGCCGCTGCCCGATGCGGTGTTTTCGCTGACGCCGCCGATGCCCGGCGAACGCGAGTCGGTCACGCAGGCGCGCGAGGTGCTGTCGCGGCAGTTGCTGATGTAA
- a CDS encoding MFS transporter — translation MTDNTLAPCAPAGAAAAATPRSHHGWALVVLLVGAILPPLDYFIVNLALPAIRDGIGARPAELQLVVSAYACASAVVQITGGRLGDLYGRKRMFMLGMAGFVLASTLCGLAGSGAVLVGGRVLQGLFAAILAPQVLATIRSVFSPQEQVRVMGFYGFAFGLAAVIGQLGGGALISLHPFGLGWRAIFLVNLPIGILALIGSWRFIPENRPPRGQRIDVPGTVLMSLVLLMLVYPLTHGREAGWPLWMIACLVGAVPMLGALLAVEAGRLARGRDPLLDVRLLRNPVVALGLMLAFLFYTLSAFFLSYGIYLQGCLNWSPLASGFAILPLGLGFLASPLLMPRLVGRFGGYRVLTLGFVMLAAGVATAAALASEGAPGPGFYAGIAAIGIGQGLVLPSVVRIVLAEVDAARAGVASGMVTAMLQIGAAVGAATIGGVFFARLGGHPAAIDYVQGFRTSMFVLTIVLLACIALSAALGPLHRRLHAGA, via the coding sequence ATGACGGACAACACCCTTGCCCCCTGCGCGCCGGCCGGCGCGGCCGCCGCGGCGACGCCGCGCAGCCATCACGGCTGGGCGCTCGTGGTCCTGCTGGTCGGCGCCATTCTGCCGCCGCTCGACTACTTCATCGTGAATCTCGCGCTACCGGCCATCCGCGACGGCATCGGCGCGCGTCCGGCCGAGCTCCAGCTCGTCGTGTCGGCCTATGCGTGCGCGAGCGCGGTCGTGCAGATCACCGGCGGGCGCCTCGGCGACCTGTACGGCCGCAAGCGCATGTTCATGCTCGGGATGGCCGGCTTCGTGCTCGCGTCGACGCTGTGCGGGCTCGCCGGCAGCGGCGCGGTACTCGTCGGCGGCCGCGTGCTGCAGGGTTTGTTCGCCGCGATCCTCGCGCCGCAGGTGCTCGCGACGATCCGCAGCGTGTTCAGCCCGCAGGAGCAGGTGCGCGTGATGGGCTTCTACGGTTTCGCGTTCGGACTTGCGGCGGTGATCGGCCAGCTCGGCGGCGGCGCGCTGATCAGCCTGCATCCGTTCGGGCTCGGCTGGCGCGCGATCTTCCTCGTCAATCTGCCGATCGGCATCCTTGCGCTGATCGGCAGCTGGCGCTTCATCCCCGAGAACCGGCCGCCGCGCGGCCAGCGTATCGACGTGCCCGGCACGGTGCTGATGTCGCTGGTCCTGCTGATGCTCGTCTACCCGCTCACGCACGGACGCGAGGCCGGCTGGCCGCTGTGGATGATCGCGTGCCTCGTCGGCGCGGTGCCGATGCTCGGCGCGCTGCTGGCGGTCGAAGCGGGCCGGCTCGCCCGCGGCCGCGATCCGCTGCTCGACGTGCGCCTGCTGCGCAACCCGGTCGTCGCGCTCGGGCTCATGCTCGCGTTCCTGTTCTATACGCTGAGCGCGTTCTTCCTGAGCTACGGGATCTATCTGCAGGGCTGCCTGAACTGGTCGCCGCTCGCGTCAGGCTTCGCGATCCTGCCGCTCGGGCTCGGCTTCCTGGCCAGCCCGCTGCTGATGCCGCGCCTCGTCGGCCGGTTCGGCGGTTACCGGGTGCTCACGCTCGGCTTCGTCATGCTCGCGGCCGGCGTCGCGACCGCCGCCGCGCTCGCGAGCGAAGGCGCGCCGGGGCCCGGCTTCTACGCGGGCATCGCGGCGATCGGCATCGGGCAAGGCCTCGTGCTGCCGTCGGTCGTGCGGATCGTGCTGGCGGAAGTCGATGCGGCGCGCGCGGGTGTCGCATCCGGGATGGTCACCGCGATGCTGCAGATCGGTGCGGCGGTCGGCGCCGCGACGATCGGCGGCGTGTTCTTCGCGCGGCTCGGCGGACATCCGGCCGCGATCGACTACGTGCAGGGGTTCAGGACGTCGATGTTCGTGCTGACGATCGTGCTGCTCGCATGCATCGCGCTGTCGGCCGCGCTCGGGCCGCTGCATCGGCGGCTGCATGCGGGCGCGTGA
- a CDS encoding oxidoreductase-like domain-containing protein, producing MPTSAPTDPSIDDPRPTPPEQPELEDCCNSGCSPCVFDLYDEALARYRTELAEWEARQAQRKRHG from the coding sequence GTGCCCACGTCAGCTCCTACCGATCCGTCCATCGACGATCCCCGTCCGACCCCGCCCGAACAGCCCGAACTGGAAGACTGCTGCAACAGCGGCTGTTCGCCGTGCGTTTTCGACCTCTACGACGAAGCGCTCGCGCGCTATCGCACCGAACTGGCCGAGTGGGAAGCGCGGCAAGCGCAACGCAAACGACACGGATGA
- a CDS encoding RidA family protein produces the protein MAEAVNPPEVWAPFGAFSMAVIQGDGRIVHLKGQVALDRGGQVVGQGDMRTQVRQTLDNIRDVLAAMGGQMRDVISLVHYATDIDAFMQAGDIRKTYFAEPYPVTTTVQVERLYHPDLLIEITAVAEIPLARFRRPSPHA, from the coding sequence ATGGCTGAAGCAGTGAATCCGCCGGAAGTCTGGGCGCCGTTCGGCGCGTTCTCGATGGCCGTGATCCAGGGCGACGGCCGGATCGTCCATCTGAAGGGGCAAGTCGCGCTCGACCGAGGCGGTCAGGTGGTCGGCCAGGGCGACATGCGCACGCAGGTGCGCCAGACGCTCGACAACATCCGCGACGTGCTGGCCGCAATGGGCGGACAGATGCGGGACGTGATCTCGCTCGTTCACTACGCGACCGACATCGACGCTTTCATGCAGGCCGGCGACATCCGCAAGACGTACTTCGCCGAGCCCTATCCCGTGACGACGACCGTTCAGGTCGAGCGCCTCTACCACCCCGATCTGCTGATCGAAATCACGGCCGTCGCCGAAATTCCGCTGGCGCGGTTTCGCCGGCCGTCGCCTCACGCGTGA
- the creD gene encoding cell envelope integrity protein CreD, with the protein MNRVLLFKSVITAFLVLLILIPLHMVQSIVQERAEFRESALQSIWASYAGPQTVTGPVLVVHYTEVTRVRDSAPARGAPKTSLRSETKRLLVFPKTLNVDGSLDIKVRYRGIHKALVYDLASRMTGTLALPDLKKLPQADGHVSFTIDGAYVALGIGDIRGLKAQPDLRIGGERLDIEQGSRLESLRQGVHANVDLAALAKAGAVVPFSLDLPLVGAESVAFAPVADQNEFSLKSKWPHPSFGGAFLPGERTIDAQGFTSNWHVTSFNTKAREQVASGNGDGAIEMASVSVIEPVNVYLQAERATKYGALFVMLTFASFFMYELVKRLRIHPIQYLLVGLSLALFFLLLLSLSEHIAFGRAYLVASGACIGLLGFYLSFVLHSVKRGATFAALLAMLYAALYGLLLSEDNALMLGSLLLFAILAGIMTLTRRIDWYALGAAWQPLADKPGAGAVKPEAPAK; encoded by the coding sequence ATGAATCGAGTCCTGTTGTTCAAGTCCGTGATCACCGCGTTTCTCGTGCTGTTGATCCTGATCCCGCTGCACATGGTGCAAAGCATCGTGCAGGAACGCGCCGAGTTTCGCGAGAGCGCATTGCAGAGCATCTGGGCGAGCTACGCGGGGCCGCAGACGGTGACGGGGCCGGTGCTCGTCGTGCATTACACGGAAGTCACGCGCGTGCGCGACAGCGCGCCGGCCCGCGGCGCGCCGAAGACGAGCCTGAGAAGCGAGACGAAACGGCTGCTCGTGTTTCCGAAGACGCTGAACGTCGACGGCTCGCTCGACATCAAGGTCCGTTATCGCGGCATCCATAAAGCGCTCGTGTACGACCTGGCGAGCCGGATGACGGGCACGCTCGCGCTGCCGGACCTGAAGAAGCTGCCGCAGGCGGACGGCCACGTGAGCTTCACGATCGACGGCGCGTATGTCGCGCTCGGCATCGGCGACATTCGCGGGTTGAAGGCGCAGCCCGACCTGCGCATCGGCGGCGAGCGGCTCGACATCGAGCAGGGCTCGCGGCTGGAGAGCCTGCGCCAGGGCGTGCATGCGAACGTCGATCTCGCGGCGCTCGCGAAAGCCGGGGCAGTCGTGCCGTTCAGTCTCGACCTGCCGCTGGTGGGGGCGGAATCGGTCGCATTTGCGCCGGTGGCCGACCAGAACGAGTTCTCGCTGAAGTCGAAGTGGCCGCACCCGAGCTTCGGCGGCGCGTTCCTGCCGGGCGAGCGGACGATCGATGCACAGGGTTTCACCAGCAACTGGCACGTGACGTCGTTCAACACGAAGGCGCGCGAGCAGGTCGCATCCGGCAACGGGGATGGTGCGATCGAGATGGCGTCGGTATCGGTGATCGAACCCGTGAACGTCTACCTGCAGGCCGAACGCGCGACGAAGTACGGTGCGCTGTTCGTGATGCTCACGTTCGCGAGCTTCTTCATGTACGAACTCGTGAAGCGGCTGCGCATTCACCCGATCCAGTACCTGCTGGTCGGCCTGTCGCTCGCGCTGTTCTTCCTGCTGCTGTTGAGCCTGTCCGAGCACATCGCGTTCGGGCGCGCGTATCTCGTGGCCAGCGGCGCGTGCATCGGGCTGCTCGGCTTCTACCTGTCGTTCGTGCTGCACAGCGTGAAGCGCGGCGCGACGTTCGCGGCGCTGCTCGCGATGCTGTACGCGGCGCTCTACGGGCTGCTGCTGTCGGAGGACAACGCGCTGATGCTCGGTTCGCTGCTGCTGTTCGCGATCCTCGCCGGGATCATGACGCTCACGCGCCGCATCGACTGGTATGCGCTGGGCGCCGCGTGGCAGCCGCTGGCCGACAAGCCGGGCGCCGGCGCCGTGAAGCCGGAGGCGCCGGCGAAGTAA
- the creC gene encoding two-component system sensor histidine kinase CreC, translating into MHIGLRIFFGFFLIVGLAALITLRVFVQEVKPGVREAMEDTLVDTAQVLATLAADDMASGHIADGAFARQLEKLHASPVSANVWGMHKNTISYRIYITDAHGIVRYDSDGGAVGQDYSRWNDVYRTLRGEYGARSTRADPNDDSSTVMHVAAPIRRGNDIIGVLTIAKPNQTVAPFIARSQRKIMLYGALLMGGAILIGAACTWWLVLGLRRLQRYARAIAAGERAVMPLQGANELAELGRAVESMHQRLEDRQYVETYIHTLTHEMKSPLAAISGAAELLQEDMPVENRQRFTGNIRRQAGRLEQMIRKLLALAEVEQKQRLSVHEPVALLPVLEQLVDDIEPRARQRGVSLRIDVHDAADPAVVEGDPFLLRQALGNLLDNALDFAPHGSTIRIALERQPAGRAHVAVVRVADDGPGVPDYALPRVFDRFYSLPRPDGQDRSTGLGLCFVREVAMLHRGQVALANRDEGGACATLTLPSAG; encoded by the coding sequence ATGCATATCGGCCTGCGCATCTTCTTCGGCTTCTTCCTGATCGTCGGTCTTGCCGCGCTGATCACGCTGCGCGTGTTCGTGCAGGAGGTGAAGCCCGGCGTGCGCGAGGCGATGGAGGACACGCTCGTCGACACCGCGCAGGTGCTGGCGACGCTGGCCGCCGACGACATGGCGAGCGGCCACATCGCCGACGGCGCATTCGCGCGGCAGCTCGAAAAGCTGCACGCGAGCCCGGTCAGCGCGAACGTGTGGGGCATGCACAAGAACACGATCAGCTACCGCATCTACATCACCGACGCGCACGGCATCGTGCGCTACGACTCGGACGGCGGTGCGGTGGGGCAGGACTATTCGCGCTGGAACGACGTGTACCGGACGCTGCGCGGCGAATACGGCGCGCGCAGCACGCGCGCCGATCCGAACGACGACAGCAGCACCGTGATGCACGTCGCGGCGCCGATCCGGCGCGGGAACGACATCATCGGCGTGCTGACGATCGCGAAGCCGAACCAGACCGTCGCGCCGTTCATCGCGCGCAGCCAGCGCAAGATCATGCTGTACGGCGCATTGCTGATGGGCGGCGCGATCCTGATCGGCGCCGCGTGCACGTGGTGGCTGGTGCTCGGGCTGCGGCGATTGCAGCGCTATGCGCGCGCGATCGCGGCCGGCGAACGCGCGGTGATGCCGCTGCAGGGCGCGAACGAGCTGGCCGAACTCGGCCGCGCGGTGGAGAGCATGCATCAGCGGCTGGAGGACCGGCAGTACGTCGAGACCTACATCCACACGCTCACGCACGAGATGAAGAGCCCGCTGGCGGCGATCAGCGGCGCGGCCGAGCTGTTGCAGGAGGACATGCCGGTCGAGAATCGCCAGCGCTTCACCGGGAACATCCGCCGCCAGGCCGGCCGCCTCGAACAGATGATCCGCAAGCTGCTCGCGCTGGCCGAAGTCGAGCAGAAGCAGCGCCTGTCGGTGCACGAACCGGTCGCGCTGCTGCCGGTGCTCGAACAGCTCGTCGACGATATCGAGCCGCGCGCACGGCAGCGCGGCGTGAGCCTGCGGATCGACGTGCACGACGCGGCCGATCCGGCGGTCGTCGAAGGCGATCCGTTCCTGCTGCGCCAGGCGCTCGGCAACCTGCTCGACAACGCGCTGGATTTCGCGCCGCACGGCAGCACGATCCGGATCGCGCTCGAACGGCAGCCGGCGGGCAGGGCGCACGTGGCGGTCGTGCGCGTCGCCGACGACGGCCCGGGCGTGCCCGATTACGCGCTGCCGCGCGTGTTCGATCGCTTCTATTCGCTGCCGCGCCCCGACGGGCAGGATCGCAGTACGGGCCTCGGGCTGTGTTTCGTCCGCGAAGTCGCGATGCTGCACCGTGGCCAGGTCGCGCTCGCGAACCGCGACGAAGGCGGCGCATGCGCGACGCTCACGTTGCCGTCGGCGGGTTGA
- the creB gene encoding two-component system response regulator CreB — MNQPNILIVEDEMAIADTIVYALGTDGMQTVHCTLGQAALDRLSESHFDLVVLDVGLPDMSGFEVCRRLRTFTDIPVIFLTARHDEIDRIVGLEIGADDYVVKPFSPRELAARVRVILRRFHRPAAPQPQPMPMPAPATAAGPVAPGFVLDTDGARVSWLGHALDLTRYEFGLLALLVRHPGRIYSREQLMDLVWHEAFDSADRTVDTHVKTLRAKLRAIDPERDPIRTHRGMGYSLQP; from the coding sequence ATGAATCAGCCCAATATCCTGATCGTCGAAGATGAAATGGCGATCGCGGACACGATCGTCTACGCCCTCGGCACCGACGGCATGCAGACCGTCCACTGCACGCTCGGGCAGGCGGCGCTCGACCGCCTGTCCGAGTCGCACTTCGACCTGGTCGTGCTCGACGTCGGCCTGCCGGACATGAGCGGCTTCGAAGTGTGCCGGCGGTTGCGCACGTTCACCGATATCCCGGTGATCTTCCTGACCGCGCGGCACGATGAAATCGACCGGATCGTCGGGCTCGAAATCGGCGCCGACGATTACGTGGTCAAGCCGTTTTCGCCGCGCGAGCTGGCCGCGCGGGTGCGCGTGATCCTGCGCCGCTTCCACCGGCCGGCCGCGCCGCAACCGCAACCGATGCCGATGCCGGCGCCGGCCACTGCAGCCGGGCCCGTTGCGCCGGGTTTCGTGCTCGACACCGATGGTGCGCGCGTGTCGTGGCTCGGCCACGCGCTGGACCTGACACGCTACGAGTTCGGCCTGCTCGCGTTGCTGGTCCGGCATCCGGGGCGCATCTATTCGCGCGAGCAACTGATGGACCTCGTGTGGCACGAGGCCTTCGATTCGGCCGACCGCACGGTCGACACGCACGTCAAGACGCTGCGCGCCAAGCTGCGCGCGATCGACCCCGAACGCGACCCGATCCGCACGCATCGCGGGATGGGTTATTCGCTGCAACCGTAA
- a CDS encoding SDR family NAD(P)-dependent oxidoreductase: protein MEHDLKGKAVAITGGFGHLGVATAAWLSERGARVALIGRGEAPAAPALPGVPADALRIGGIDLVDPQAAVRALDIVQREFGRVDALLNIAGAFTWQTIADGDAATWDRMYELNVKTALNASKAALPYLVASPAGRVVNIGAGAAFKAGAGMGAYAAAKAGVARLTEALAAELLDRGVTVNAILPSIIDTPPNRADMPDTDFTRWVRPEQIAATIGFLLSADAQAITGASIPVSGRVA, encoded by the coding sequence ATGGAACACGACCTGAAAGGCAAGGCAGTCGCGATTACCGGCGGATTCGGCCATCTGGGCGTCGCGACGGCCGCGTGGCTGAGCGAGCGCGGCGCACGCGTCGCGCTGATCGGCCGGGGCGAAGCGCCGGCGGCACCGGCGCTGCCCGGCGTGCCGGCCGATGCGTTGCGCATCGGCGGCATCGATCTCGTCGATCCGCAGGCGGCCGTCCGGGCGCTCGACATCGTGCAGCGCGAATTCGGCCGCGTCGACGCGCTGCTGAACATCGCCGGCGCTTTCACGTGGCAGACGATCGCCGACGGCGACGCCGCGACGTGGGACCGCATGTACGAACTGAACGTGAAGACCGCGCTGAACGCGTCGAAGGCCGCGCTGCCGTACCTGGTGGCGAGCCCGGCCGGCCGCGTCGTGAACATCGGCGCGGGCGCGGCGTTCAAGGCCGGCGCGGGCATGGGCGCGTATGCGGCCGCGAAGGCCGGCGTCGCGCGGCTCACCGAGGCGCTGGCGGCCGAACTGCTCGATCGCGGCGTGACGGTGAACGCGATCCTGCCGAGCATCATCGATACGCCGCCGAATCGCGCGGACATGCCCGATACGGATTTCACGCGCTGGGTGCGGCCGGAACAGATCGCCGCGACGATCGGCTTCCTGCTGTCGGCCGACGCGCAGGCGATCACCGGCGCATCGATTCCGGTGAGCGGCCGCGTGGCGTAG
- a CDS encoding sterol desaturase family protein produces MLMTTGKLAYFVTLFIVAVSLVEAAVLTWRRSRQPEPFDWNEVWLSLADLAGRKLLALVPLSLATPVFDFAWAHRLFTIPLHSVALALLVFVGQEFCYYWYHRASHRVRFFWSTHAVHHSPNQLTLSSAFRLGWTGKIAGAAMFFTPLVWLGVRPEAVLAILSFNLMYQFWLHNTWMPKLGWLEYVFNTPSAHRVHHASNLDYLDANYGGVLIVFDRLFGTYVAERADEPCRYGLVTPTRSRNPFVVELEHWASLVRDVATARDVWTAIRFVMLPPGWQPGNRGETTEELRRRNLVAARTDA; encoded by the coding sequence ATGCTCATGACCACAGGAAAGCTCGCGTACTTCGTCACACTCTTCATCGTCGCCGTCTCGCTTGTCGAGGCGGCGGTGCTCACGTGGCGCCGCAGCCGCCAGCCCGAACCGTTCGACTGGAACGAAGTCTGGCTGTCGCTCGCCGATCTCGCGGGCCGCAAGCTGCTCGCGCTGGTGCCGCTGTCGCTCGCCACGCCGGTCTTCGATTTCGCCTGGGCGCACCGGCTCTTCACGATTCCGCTGCACAGCGTCGCGCTCGCGCTGCTCGTGTTCGTCGGCCAGGAGTTCTGCTACTACTGGTATCACCGCGCGTCGCATCGCGTGCGCTTCTTCTGGTCGACCCATGCAGTGCATCATTCGCCGAACCAGCTGACGCTGTCGTCCGCGTTCCGTCTCGGCTGGACCGGCAAGATCGCCGGCGCCGCGATGTTCTTCACGCCGCTCGTGTGGCTCGGCGTGCGTCCGGAAGCCGTGCTCGCGATCCTGTCGTTCAACCTGATGTACCAGTTCTGGCTGCACAACACGTGGATGCCGAAGCTCGGTTGGCTCGAATACGTGTTCAACACGCCGTCCGCGCATCGTGTGCACCATGCGTCGAACCTCGACTACCTCGATGCGAACTACGGCGGTGTGCTGATCGTGTTCGACCGGCTGTTCGGCACCTATGTCGCCGAACGCGCCGACGAGCCGTGCCGCTACGGCCTCGTCACGCCGACCCGCTCGCGCAATCCGTTCGTCGTCGAGCTCGAACACTGGGCGAGCCTCGTGCGCGACGTCGCGACGGCCCGCGACGTGTGGACCGCGATCCGCTTCGTGATGCTGCCGCCGGGCTGGCAGCCGGGCAACCGGGGCGAAACGACGGAGGAACTGCGCCGCCGCAATCTCGTCGCTGCGCGCACGGATGCGTGA
- a CDS encoding EF-hand domain-containing protein, translated as MKSIKKMIAVVVLCIVSAAASAQQMPAGAANGGARVEHALMQLQARFASANTTHDGKLTREQAAAGMPMVAQHFDEIDTQRNGYVTLAQIAGFMRQRMAAR; from the coding sequence ATGAAGTCCATCAAGAAGATGATTGCCGTCGTCGTTTTGTGTATCGTCTCAGCAGCAGCGTCGGCCCAGCAGATGCCGGCGGGCGCGGCGAACGGCGGCGCACGCGTCGAACATGCGCTGATGCAGTTGCAGGCCCGCTTCGCCAGCGCGAACACGACGCACGACGGCAAGCTCACCCGCGAGCAGGCCGCCGCGGGCATGCCGATGGTCGCGCAGCATTTCGACGAGATCGACACGCAGCGCAACGGCTATGTCACGCTCGCGCAGATCGCCGGCTTCATGCGCCAGCGCATGGCGGCCCGCTGA
- a CDS encoding response regulator, giving the protein MEQSSKIIVLDDEAELRNMLQRFLTGQGFQVRAVADGKRLDRLLQREPYDLLVLDLMMEPEDGLSVCRRLRAEGHTLPILMLTAKGDAADKVVGLETGADDYLAKPFLPDELVARVRALLRRQKMAAGEPTVTSQRLRFGAFTFDVGQQTLMRDGALVEIHSAQMLLLHALGSSPNRAVSRENLLARARGRDHDALDRSVDVQILRLRQIVEDDPGKPRFIKTVWGIGYMLVAGVET; this is encoded by the coding sequence ATGGAACAGTCCAGCAAGATCATCGTGCTCGACGACGAAGCCGAGTTGCGCAACATGCTGCAGCGCTTCCTGACCGGCCAGGGCTTCCAGGTCCGCGCGGTTGCCGACGGCAAGCGGCTCGATCGCCTGCTGCAGCGCGAACCGTACGACTTGCTGGTGCTCGACCTGATGATGGAACCCGAGGACGGCCTGAGCGTGTGCCGGCGCCTGCGCGCCGAAGGCCACACGCTGCCGATCCTGATGCTGACCGCGAAAGGCGACGCGGCCGACAAGGTCGTCGGCCTCGAAACCGGCGCCGACGATTACCTGGCCAAGCCGTTTCTCCCCGACGAACTCGTTGCGCGCGTGCGTGCGCTGCTGCGGCGGCAGAAGATGGCGGCCGGCGAACCGACGGTGACGTCGCAACGATTGCGCTTCGGCGCGTTCACGTTCGACGTCGGCCAGCAGACGCTGATGCGCGACGGCGCGCTCGTCGAGATCCATTCGGCGCAGATGCTGCTGTTGCACGCGCTCGGCTCGTCGCCGAACCGCGCGGTGAGCCGCGAGAACCTGCTCGCCCGCGCGCGCGGCCGCGACCACGACGCACTCGATCGCAGCGTCGACGTGCAGATCCTGCGGCTGCGCCAGATCGTCGAGGACGATCCCGGCAAACCGCGCTTCATCAAGACCGTCTGGGGCATCGGCTACATGCTGGTGGCCGGCGTCGAGACGTGA